The Quercus robur chromosome 7, dhQueRobu3.1, whole genome shotgun sequence genome has a segment encoding these proteins:
- the LOC126691897 gene encoding uncharacterized protein LOC126691897 isoform X1 yields MAESSALCFSPLASIPSISRFSSLSAFTSSHKSSISHSPRPSRPLRLSVKASSDSGNFFADDSFGFFPWSQGDSEIEWVPEERITLFTADGLIQIGGSLVPQRVSSSEKKQGRSRTSQRFQRFQESDYMDPEQGLCLGALFDIAATNGLDMGRRLCIIGFCRSIEMLSDVVEDTVLEHGGEIVTAEKATKGGLHEKLTMTVAVPLLWGVPPASETLHLAVQSGGGIVDKVYWQWDFL; encoded by the exons ATGGCGGAAAGCTCCGCTCTGTGCTTCTCGCCCTTGGCCTCGATCCCATCGATTTCTCGCTTCTCTTCGCTCTCCGCATTCACTTCCTCTCACAAATCCTCAATTTCTCATTCTCCTCGTCCCTCTCGTCCTCTACGTTTATCTGTCAAAGCTTCTTCAGATTCCGGCAACTTTTTCGCCGACGATTCATTCGGCTTCTTCCCTTGGAGCCAAGGTGATAGCG AAATTGAATGGGTTCCTGAGGAGAGGATAACGTTGTTCACTGCTGATGGGCTTATTCAGATTGGAGGCTCCCTAGTCCCTCAACGTGTCTCTTCTTCAGAG AAGAAGCAAGGGAGATCAAGAACTTCTCAGAGATTTCAACGCTTTCAAGAAAGCGATTACATGGATCCAGAGCAGGGCCTTTGTCTGGGTGCACTCTTTGATATTGCGGCAACAAAT GGACTTGATATGGGCAGAAGACTCTGTATTATTGGGTTTTGCCGTTCCATTGAGATGCTGAGTGATGTTGTGGAGGACACTGTCTTGGAGCATGGTGGGGAG ATTGTTACTGCGGAGAAGGCAACCAAAGGCGGTTTGCATGAGAAGCTAACCATGACGGTTGCAGTGCCATTACTTTGGGGGGTTCCTCCTGCATCTGAAACACTTCACCTTGCAGTTCAGAGTGGTGGAGGGATTGTGGATAAGGTTTATTGGCAATGGGATTTTTTGTAG
- the LOC126691897 gene encoding uncharacterized protein LOC126691897 isoform X2, with translation MAESSALCFSPLASIPSISRFSSLSAFTSSHKSSISHSPRPSRPLRLSVKASSDSGNFFADDSFGFFPWSQGDSEIEWVPEERITLFTADGLIQIGGSLVPQRVSSSEKQGRSRTSQRFQRFQESDYMDPEQGLCLGALFDIAATNGLDMGRRLCIIGFCRSIEMLSDVVEDTVLEHGGEIVTAEKATKGGLHEKLTMTVAVPLLWGVPPASETLHLAVQSGGGIVDKVYWQWDFL, from the exons ATGGCGGAAAGCTCCGCTCTGTGCTTCTCGCCCTTGGCCTCGATCCCATCGATTTCTCGCTTCTCTTCGCTCTCCGCATTCACTTCCTCTCACAAATCCTCAATTTCTCATTCTCCTCGTCCCTCTCGTCCTCTACGTTTATCTGTCAAAGCTTCTTCAGATTCCGGCAACTTTTTCGCCGACGATTCATTCGGCTTCTTCCCTTGGAGCCAAGGTGATAGCG AAATTGAATGGGTTCCTGAGGAGAGGATAACGTTGTTCACTGCTGATGGGCTTATTCAGATTGGAGGCTCCCTAGTCCCTCAACGTGTCTCTTCTTCAGAG AAGCAAGGGAGATCAAGAACTTCTCAGAGATTTCAACGCTTTCAAGAAAGCGATTACATGGATCCAGAGCAGGGCCTTTGTCTGGGTGCACTCTTTGATATTGCGGCAACAAAT GGACTTGATATGGGCAGAAGACTCTGTATTATTGGGTTTTGCCGTTCCATTGAGATGCTGAGTGATGTTGTGGAGGACACTGTCTTGGAGCATGGTGGGGAG ATTGTTACTGCGGAGAAGGCAACCAAAGGCGGTTTGCATGAGAAGCTAACCATGACGGTTGCAGTGCCATTACTTTGGGGGGTTCCTCCTGCATCTGAAACACTTCACCTTGCAGTTCAGAGTGGTGGAGGGATTGTGGATAAGGTTTATTGGCAATGGGATTTTTTGTAG